The segment ACTTCGGGCCGTATTGCCAGCGCGCTCACACTGCGCGGTGTGGTTGCCGGAGACCGCGTGGTGGCGCAGGTTGATAAGTCGCCCGAAGCACTTATGCTTTGTGTTGCATGCTGGCGACTCGGCGCGGTGTTTGTGCCACTTAATCCGGCATTCACGATACCAGAGCTCGAGTACTTTTTGGGCGATGCCGAGCCAAGGGTCGTCATTTATCGCCCGCAAGACAAATTAACTTTGGCGCCTATCGCGCAGAAGAAAGGTGTAGCGCATGTCGAAACATTAGGCTGCGCCGGCGAGGGAACACTGACGGATTTGGCTTCAGCGCGCGACAGCACGGACTTTCCTCGATTTGCCGGTAGTCCGGATGAGGCAATTGCACTGCTCTACACTTCGGGTACGACCGGCCGCTCTAAGGGGGCCATGATTACTCGGCGCAATCTCGCGTCCAACGCCGCGGCGTTGGTGAAAGCGTGGCGAATTACAAAAGCCGACGTGCTGCTGCATGCTCTGCCGATTTTCCATGTTCACGGCCTATTTATAGCTTGCAACCCCCTCTTTGCAGCCGGTGGGCGCATGCTATTTTTACCGAAATTCGAAGTTAACGAAATTATGCGCCTAATGACGCGAGCTACCGTCTTGATGGGTGTACCGACGTTTTACACGCGGTTGCTGCAACATTCCGATCTTGACAGGAAAGCTACGGCACATATGCGCTTGTTCATCTCGGGCTCCGCACCACTGTTGGCAGAGACACACAGTCAATTCGAAGCCAAAACGGGCCATTGCATTCTCGAGCGTTACGCCATGACCGAAACACTGGTGAATACCTCCAACCCCTACGACGGAAAACGGATGGCGGGCACAGTGGGCTTCGCAGTCCCGGGAGTTGAGATCCGCGTGGCGGATCCAGAAACCGGTAAGCATCTGTCGAATCCGGATTCCGTCGGGGTGCTTGAGGTACGAGGACCAAATGTTTTCAAAGGTTATTGGCGCAATCCGGAGAAAACTGTAGCGGAGTTCCGCGCCGACGGCTTCTTCGTTACGGGCGACCTGGGCAAAATCGACGCGAACAACTATGTGCATCTGGTGGGTCGCGCTAAGGATATGATCATCACTGGCGGCTTTAACGTCTACCCAAAGGAAGTTGAGGTCGAAATCGACGCGCTGGCGGGTGTGATGGAAAGCGCGGTGATTGGCGTGCCGCATCCTGATTTTGGAGAGGGCGTCACTGCAGTGGTGGCGAAGGCAAAAGGAGCCACGATCGACGAAAAACAGGTGCTCACAGGTTTAGAGCAGCGACTGGCCCGCTATAAACACCCCAAGCGAGTGCTTTTTGTCGATGAACTGCCACGCAACGTCATGGGCAAGGTGCAGAAGAATCTACTGCGCAAAACTTACTCAACATTGTACGAACAAAGTAATATTGTCAAAGAATCCTGAATGGAGAGCAGAGGCAGGGCATACAGCGCAGGAGAAATCCGAGCCGATCTGCTGACCGACGCCAGCTATGGGTCGCTTAACTTAAAGCCGGGAAGCCCGATGCGGGAATTTGTATCAAAAAAAACCGGCCTGCCGGCCGGTCCGCGAATGAAGTCCTAGATGCAATTATTTTTTTGATAGGGCCTTTCTATCGGGAAACCATACGCGACCCTGGCATTATTGACCGATCCACTTGTTTACGCTTATTTCACCGAGATGTTCCGGATCCATCTTGTCCCATACCATCTCGTAGTAGTGCATGAACTCTTCTTTGCTGACTTTGCCGTCTTTATTTGTATCCATCATGTGCATCATCTTCATGGTGCGCATGCCTTTGCCAGGATGGGCATAGCCGCTCGACAGCCACAGTTTCTGAATATCTTCTTGCGCCGACAGCGCGGGCTGAGCAAAGAAAGCCAGCGTCATCGCGGTTAAAAGCGCAATTCCAATTGATTTTAACATTGTTATCTCCTAAAAAATATTACCCGCTATTGCCATGCGACAATACTTCACCGCCTGCCCACGGCGCCATAAACCCGCCACATTATAAACCTGTTTGCCTATACGGCAAATAGATTCGGACCTTAGTCGCGCTGACTCGGTATTCATTACTCATCTGTAGGCTCTAGCTTCGTTTTGAGCCTTCCAGCATGAGTAAGGATCCATGTATAAGAAACCCTCTCCTTTGCAGCTATTCTTTCCCTTGCAGTCATTGCTTGCAGTCTTGCATTCGCTCAGACCTTTGCAGGCGTTTACACCAGTGCACTTTACCTGACCCGTAGCCGCGTAGCGGGTATCATGCTGGGCGCAACCCGCGACAAACAAGGCGGCAGCCGCGGTAGCCAGGGCGATACTTGATAGTTTCCTGACGGGATTCATAAAATCTCCCCAAAGGTCTGATTCTAACACTTAATTGCAAGTCCTTTGCTATTGGCAAGCTTTGTGTCACCAACGGACTGATGGCGTAGGGCGTTCTGGTTGGGCGGTCGAGATTAAATATATGC is part of the Burkholderiales bacterium genome and harbors:
- a CDS encoding malonyl-CoA synthase — its product is MPSTIDPVAWLDAVLDTEPGRVFIETPDGKTYTYQDLADTSGRIASALTLRGVVAGDRVVAQVDKSPEALMLCVACWRLGAVFVPLNPAFTIPELEYFLGDAEPRVVIYRPQDKLTLAPIAQKKGVAHVETLGCAGEGTLTDLASARDSTDFPRFAGSPDEAIALLYTSGTTGRSKGAMITRRNLASNAAALVKAWRITKADVLLHALPIFHVHGLFIACNPLFAAGGRMLFLPKFEVNEIMRLMTRATVLMGVPTFYTRLLQHSDLDRKATAHMRLFISGSAPLLAETHSQFEAKTGHCILERYAMTETLVNTSNPYDGKRMAGTVGFAVPGVEIRVADPETGKHLSNPDSVGVLEVRGPNVFKGYWRNPEKTVAEFRADGFFVTGDLGKIDANNYVHLVGRAKDMIITGGFNVYPKEVEVEIDALAGVMESAVIGVPHPDFGEGVTAVVAKAKGATIDEKQVLTGLEQRLARYKHPKRVLFVDELPRNVMGKVQKNLLRKTYSTLYEQSNIVKES
- a CDS encoding EF-hand domain-containing protein, coding for MLKSIGIALLTAMTLAFFAQPALSAQEDIQKLWLSSGYAHPGKGMRTMKMMHMMDTNKDGKVSKEEFMHYYEMVWDKMDPEHLGEISVNKWIGQ